One segment of Cataglyphis hispanica isolate Lineage 1 chromosome 23, ULB_Chis1_1.0, whole genome shotgun sequence DNA contains the following:
- the LOC126857896 gene encoding LIM and SH3 domain protein Lasp isoform X2, translating into MSKTCARCEKTVYPIEELKCLDKIWHKQCFKCQGCGMTLNMRTYKGFNKQPYCEAHIPKAKATTMAETPELKRIAENTKIQSNVKYHAEFEKAKGKFTQVADDPETLRIKQNSKIISNVAYHGDLEKKAIMEQKRTMTGENGEQIVTNPPTRKIGSVADIDPVNEYYGSLTPATTINNNQHQLQHQPPPPPPNVGRVYRAMYDYEAQDLDEVSFCDGDLIINCTAVDEGWMTGLVQRTGRHGMLPANYVEPAQI; encoded by the exons ATATGGCACAAGCAATGTTTCAAGTGCCAGGGCTGCGGTATGACCCTGAATATGCGGACGTACAAAGGTTTCAACAAACAACCATATTGCGAGgc ACACATACCAAAAGCCAAAGCTACCACGATGGCGGAGACACCGGAGCTAAAGCGTATCGCGGAGAACACGAAGATACAGAGTAATGTGAAATACCATGCTGAGTTTGAGAAGGCGAAGGGAAAATTTACGCAGGTAGCGGACGATCCAGAGACTCTCAGAATCAAGCAGAACAGTAAGATAATCTCGAATGTCGCTTATCACGGCGACCTCGAGAAGAAGGCGATCATGGAGCAAAAGAGGACAATGACGGGAGAAAATGGCGAACAAATTG TGACGAATCCACCGACACGAAAAATCGGCTCTGTTGCTGACATCGATCCAGTAAACGAATATTACGGATCGTTAACGCCAGCCAcaacaataaacaataatcaGCATCAACTTCAGCATCAACCGCCACCACCGCCCCCTAATGTTggg AGAGTGTACAGAGCGATGTATGACTACGAGGCTCAAGACCTTGATGAAGTGAGTTTTTGCGATGGCGATTTGATTATCAATTGCACAGCCGTCGACGAGGGATGGATGACCGGATTGGTGCAGCGTACAGGGCGACACGGCATGCTACCTGCTAATTATGTTGAACCGGCGcagatttaa
- the LOC126857896 gene encoding LIM and SH3 domain protein Lasp isoform X1 has protein sequence MSKTCARCEKTVYPIEELKCLDKIWHKQCFKCQGCGMTLNMRTYKGFNKQPYCEAHIPKAKATTMAETPELKRIAENTKIQSNVKYHAEFEKAKGKFTQVADDPETLRIKQNSKIISNVAYHGDLEKKAIMEQKRTMTGENGEQIEYVEYTDGTIAPASSLNANPPPPRTANSPVQRTPGRIADYDPLSEPRPSPYSARQAATTVIYTSDKGPVTNPPTRKIGSVADIDPVNEYYGSLTPATTINNNQHQLQHQPPPPPPNVGRVYRAMYDYEAQDLDEVSFCDGDLIINCTAVDEGWMTGLVQRTGRHGMLPANYVEPAQI, from the exons ATATGGCACAAGCAATGTTTCAAGTGCCAGGGCTGCGGTATGACCCTGAATATGCGGACGTACAAAGGTTTCAACAAACAACCATATTGCGAGgc ACACATACCAAAAGCCAAAGCTACCACGATGGCGGAGACACCGGAGCTAAAGCGTATCGCGGAGAACACGAAGATACAGAGTAATGTGAAATACCATGCTGAGTTTGAGAAGGCGAAGGGAAAATTTACGCAGGTAGCGGACGATCCAGAGACTCTCAGAATCAAGCAGAACAGTAAGATAATCTCGAATGTCGCTTATCACGGCGACCTCGAGAAGAAGGCGATCATGGAGCAAAAGAGGACAATGACGGGAGAAAATGGCGAACAAATTG AATATGTAGAGTACACAGACGGTACGATCGCCCCTGCATCGAGTTTAAACGCCAATCCGCCGCCTCCAAGAACGGCGAATTCGCCGGTACAGAGGACACCAGGTAGGATCGCTGATTACGATCCCCTTAGTGAACCGAGGCCGAGTCCTTATTCCGCAAGGCAAGCTGCCACTACTGTCATTTACACGAGCGATAAGGGACCAG TGACGAATCCACCGACACGAAAAATCGGCTCTGTTGCTGACATCGATCCAGTAAACGAATATTACGGATCGTTAACGCCAGCCAcaacaataaacaataatcaGCATCAACTTCAGCATCAACCGCCACCACCGCCCCCTAATGTTggg AGAGTGTACAGAGCGATGTATGACTACGAGGCTCAAGACCTTGATGAAGTGAGTTTTTGCGATGGCGATTTGATTATCAATTGCACAGCCGTCGACGAGGGATGGATGACCGGATTGGTGCAGCGTACAGGGCGACACGGCATGCTACCTGCTAATTATGTTGAACCGGCGcagatttaa